A region of Gemmatimonadaceae bacterium DNA encodes the following proteins:
- a CDS encoding ABC transporter permease, whose product MSIYEAIRLALAQIRAQKLKSFFTLLGVTIGVMFLIAIVSIVSGMGRFMEDDLVGKLIPKNSFELRRRPNITMGDIDDSEWREWNARPRLREADIKPVLDELPATASWAYYSEDNATVESRYARPREISLTVVDGDWFAQKNMGLSAGRFPTAQEYDLGSPVVVIGQDLNDHFFKGLDPIGRELKIGSIPYQVIGVAEKQGSAFGISLDKFAVAPYKTPARRLVNAPGIIDGIIIKLPDELQMQATMEDIRQFMRAHRGLRPSQKDNFSLQTSDSALEFWNKIQGFLVMAGIALPAIGLLVGSIVIMNIMLVAVAERTREIGVRKALGARRRDILSQFLVESTTLAVIGASLGIAVGFGLARLIAAVSPLPTAVETWSVVVAVLVGGGVGIISGVYPASRASRLDPVAALRQE is encoded by the coding sequence ATGTCGATTTACGAAGCCATACGCCTCGCGCTTGCCCAGATCAGGGCTCAGAAGCTCAAAAGCTTCTTCACCCTGCTCGGCGTCACGATCGGCGTGATGTTCCTGATCGCGATCGTCTCGATCGTGAGCGGCATGGGGCGCTTCATGGAAGACGACCTCGTCGGCAAGCTCATCCCCAAGAACTCCTTCGAGTTGCGGCGTCGGCCCAACATCACCATGGGCGACATCGACGACTCCGAGTGGCGGGAATGGAACGCGCGACCCCGACTGCGGGAAGCGGACATCAAGCCCGTGCTGGACGAGCTGCCGGCGACTGCCTCGTGGGCGTACTACTCCGAGGACAACGCAACCGTCGAGTCGCGCTACGCCAGACCGCGTGAGATCAGCCTGACCGTAGTGGACGGCGACTGGTTCGCCCAGAAGAACATGGGCCTCTCGGCGGGCCGCTTCCCGACGGCACAGGAGTACGACCTGGGCTCCCCGGTCGTGGTCATCGGGCAGGACCTCAATGACCACTTCTTCAAGGGGCTCGACCCGATCGGACGCGAACTCAAGATCGGCAGCATTCCCTATCAGGTAATCGGCGTGGCCGAGAAGCAGGGCAGCGCCTTCGGGATTTCGCTCGACAAGTTTGCCGTGGCGCCCTACAAGACGCCGGCGCGGCGACTGGTGAACGCACCGGGAATCATCGACGGCATCATCATCAAGTTGCCTGACGAGCTGCAGATGCAGGCGACGATGGAAGACATCCGCCAGTTCATGCGGGCGCACCGCGGGCTCCGACCGTCGCAGAAAGACAACTTCTCCCTCCAGACCTCCGATAGCGCGCTCGAGTTCTGGAACAAGATCCAGGGATTCCTGGTGATGGCGGGCATCGCGCTCCCGGCGATCGGCCTGCTCGTGGGTTCGATCGTGATCATGAACATCATGCTCGTGGCGGTCGCCGAGCGAACGCGGGAGATCGGCGTGCGCAAGGCGCTGGGCGCCCGGCGGCGCGACATCCTCTCGCAGTTCCTCGTCGAGTCCACCACGCTCGCCGTGATCGGTGCCTCGCTCGGGATCGCGGTCGGGTTCGGCCTCGCCCGACTGATCGCCGCCGTCTCGCCGCTGCCCACGGCGGTGGAAACCTGGTCGGTGGTCGTGGCGGTGCTGGTGGGCGGTGGTGTGGGTATCATCAGCGGCGTGTACCCGGCGAGCCGCGCCTCGCGCCTCGACCCCGTGGCCGCGCTGCGGCAGGAGTAG
- a CDS encoding DUF1343 domain-containing protein has translation MRLRTLLRLVAFLAMLAPSFVSAQGPRVRTGLEVLLSDSLHLVRGKRVGLITNHTGVGPMGRSTVDLLFRAPGVKLTALYGPEHGIRGVARAGDHIASSVDSATGVPVYSLYGDTRIPTADMLKDVDVLVFDIQEVGARVYTYPWTMALAAEAAKKPFIVLDRPNLIRGDRIEGGVLDPKFRSFVGQYPVAMRYGLTIGELANYLVKSGQVKADLTVVPMQNYRPTMWWNETGLGWINPSPNIRSGDAAVIYTGTVFFEGTNLNEGRGMQMPFQMVGASWLTDAGAIAKELNAKNIPGVVFDSTSQRVEAGFKFGGETVPVLVVVVSDRELVKPHVVGLHMLRAIYRRHPTDFKWRESAIDRLAGSDRLRKAVETEGGVEALIPILDRESAAFAEQVKAFRLYR, from the coding sequence ATGCGCCTCCGCACCCTTCTCCGCTTGGTCGCGTTCCTCGCGATGCTGGCCCCCTCGTTCGTGTCGGCCCAGGGGCCGCGCGTGCGCACGGGTCTCGAAGTGCTCCTCAGCGATTCCCTGCACCTCGTGCGCGGCAAACGCGTCGGGCTGATCACCAACCACACGGGCGTTGGGCCGATGGGCCGCAGCACCGTCGACCTGCTGTTCCGCGCCCCGGGTGTGAAACTCACGGCGCTTTACGGCCCCGAACACGGCATCCGTGGCGTGGCGCGAGCCGGGGACCACATCGCGTCGTCCGTGGACTCGGCGACCGGTGTCCCCGTCTACTCACTCTACGGCGACACGCGCATCCCGACAGCGGACATGCTCAAGGACGTCGACGTGCTCGTGTTCGACATCCAGGAGGTCGGCGCGCGCGTCTACACCTACCCGTGGACGATGGCCCTCGCCGCCGAGGCGGCAAAGAAGCCGTTCATCGTGCTCGATCGGCCAAACCTCATTCGCGGTGACCGTATCGAAGGCGGCGTCCTCGACCCGAAGTTCCGCTCATTTGTGGGCCAGTACCCGGTGGCGATGCGCTACGGACTCACGATCGGCGAACTGGCCAACTACCTCGTGAAGTCCGGGCAGGTCAAGGCCGACCTCACCGTGGTGCCGATGCAGAACTACCGCCCCACCATGTGGTGGAACGAAACGGGACTGGGCTGGATCAATCCGTCTCCCAACATCCGCTCCGGCGACGCCGCGGTGATCTACACGGGCACGGTGTTCTTCGAAGGCACCAACCTCAATGAAGGGCGCGGCATGCAGATGCCCTTCCAGATGGTCGGGGCGTCGTGGCTCACCGACGCCGGTGCGATCGCGAAGGAACTCAACGCGAAGAACATCCCGGGTGTCGTGTTCGACTCGACGAGCCAGCGCGTCGAGGCCGGCTTCAAGTTCGGCGGCGAAACGGTGCCCGTCCTGGTGGTCGTCGTGAGCGATCGCGAGCTGGTCAAGCCGCATGTGGTGGGCCTGCACATGTTGCGCGCCATCTATCGCCGGCACCCGACCGACTTCAAGTGGCGCGAAAGCGCGATCGACCGACTGGCCGGCTCTGACCGACTGCGCAAGGCGGTCGAAACCGAAGGTGGGGTCGAAGCGCTGATCCCGATCCTCGACCGGGAGTCGGCCGCGTTCGCGGAGCAGGTCAAGGCGTTCCGCCTGTATCGATAG
- the mtgA gene encoding monofunctional biosynthetic peptidoglycan transglycosylase yields the protein MKTGLLRRLWRIALIAAAVLLIGPVVLALPLNFVQPFTTMVMLRRAVQRLMAGKRPVYPRRDVVAHDAISDHLRRAVLASEDDRFYLHYGFDLTEIEKALEKARRGRRLRGASTITQQVAKNLFLWEGRSFVRKGYEAYLTLVLETCLSKDRILDIYLNLAEWGDGVFGAEMAARTHFRKSAKALTREESARLAAVLPSPLRWSPRGSLATRRASTILARMQYAAPREAPPAPTRRSKR from the coding sequence GTGAAGACCGGGCTCCTCCGCCGCCTGTGGCGCATTGCGCTCATTGCCGCCGCGGTCCTCTTGATCGGGCCAGTGGTGCTCGCGCTTCCGCTCAACTTTGTGCAGCCGTTCACTACGATGGTGATGCTGCGTCGAGCGGTACAGCGCCTCATGGCGGGCAAGCGTCCGGTGTATCCTCGGCGCGATGTGGTGGCGCACGACGCGATCTCGGACCATCTGCGGCGAGCGGTCCTGGCCAGCGAGGACGACCGATTCTACCTGCATTACGGTTTTGACCTGACGGAGATCGAGAAGGCGCTGGAGAAGGCCAGGCGTGGCCGGCGACTCCGCGGCGCCTCGACCATCACGCAGCAGGTGGCGAAGAACCTGTTTCTGTGGGAGGGGCGGTCGTTTGTGCGGAAGGGATACGAGGCGTACCTGACCCTGGTGCTGGAGACGTGCCTGTCGAAGGACCGCATCCTCGACATCTATCTCAACCTGGCGGAGTGGGGCGACGGGGTGTTTGGCGCGGAGATGGCTGCGCGCACGCATTTCAGGAAGTCGGCGAAGGCGTTGACGCGCGAGGAGTCGGCGCGCCTGGCCGCGGTGCTGCCGTCGCCCTTGCGCTGGTCGCCGCGGGGTTCGCTGGCCACGCGGCGGGCATCGACGATTCTTGCGCGGATGCAGTACGCCGCACCGCGCGAAGCGCCGCCTGCTCCAACGCGCAGGAGCAAACGCTGA
- a CDS encoding carbonic anhydrase: MEDLKRILDNNRTFAREITKSDPGFFGRNAGKQEPHFLFIGCADSRVPLEMLTGVLPGEMFVHRNIANQVYPGDLNMLSVLQYAVEVLDVKHVIVCGHLQCGGVGAAMSDNTYGLVDHWLAGVRETRRRHQEELSACGAESERFERLVELNVLRQVHNLSRTPIVQEAWKRGARPVLHGMIYGLSDGLLKVLISNIDGSEAVRRAFETERKRVGD, encoded by the coding sequence GTGGAAGACCTGAAGCGCATTCTCGACAACAATCGCACCTTCGCCCGCGAGATCACCAAGAGCGATCCGGGCTTCTTTGGCCGCAACGCCGGAAAGCAGGAGCCGCATTTCCTGTTCATTGGCTGCGCTGACAGTCGTGTGCCGCTGGAGATGCTGACCGGCGTACTTCCCGGGGAGATGTTCGTGCACCGGAACATCGCCAACCAGGTCTATCCCGGCGACCTCAATATGCTGTCGGTGCTGCAGTATGCCGTTGAGGTGCTCGACGTGAAGCACGTGATCGTGTGCGGTCACCTGCAGTGCGGCGGCGTGGGCGCTGCGATGAGCGACAACACGTACGGACTGGTGGACCACTGGCTGGCCGGGGTGCGCGAAACGCGACGGCGGCACCAGGAGGAGCTCAGCGCGTGTGGCGCCGAGTCCGAGCGCTTCGAGCGGCTGGTGGAGCTCAACGTGCTGCGGCAGGTGCACAACCTTTCGCGCACGCCGATCGTGCAGGAGGCATGGAAGCGCGGAGCGCGCCCGGTGCTGCACGGGATGATTTACGGCCTGAGCGACGGCCTGCTCAAGGTGTTGATCAGCAACATCGACGGCTCGGAGGCGGTGCGTCGCGCGTTCGAGACGGAGCGCAAGCGGGTCGGCGATTAG
- a CDS encoding SulP family inorganic anion transporter yields MKALTDRLQLDRVGREALATATHEFAALRTSLTWAADARAAMVTVLVAFPLCVGIAVMSGAPPLTGVITGVIGGLLVGAISQSPLMVTGPAAGLAAITISATAALGSYRGFLAALVVGGAMQVVLSIVGAGVLGYVVPLSVIKGMLAAIGIILVLKQIPHAVGYSVDFEGDEAFRQLNNENTFTSVVTALESMHPGAVSVTVISLLLLIGWSRTTTARRWVPGPLLIVIVGIALNALFGAWRPSWALTGGQLVQLPDLTSWAALGPVLQLPDWSVLLRGEAWRIGLTLGVVASLESLLALSATSRIDPHRREPSTNRELFAQGFGNMVSGLVGGLPLSGVVVRSAVNIDAGARTKAAVMMHAILLLLAVVLIPFALNAIPLAVLAAILLYTGYRLAHPTLVAHVWRQGWRQFTPFLVTALAILFTDLLTGMVTGLAVGFLFVFIEHQRSAGFSVVSPHGAVLTRLRFNDTVSFLHKASLAETLEALPPGSRIELDGRYARHLDHDVLELIHEFRETATSRKIDYRLVGIPDSTIMPSHQS; encoded by the coding sequence ATGAAGGCTCTCACGGACCGGCTGCAACTCGACCGCGTGGGTCGGGAGGCGCTGGCCACCGCGACGCACGAGTTTGCGGCCCTGCGCACGTCGCTCACCTGGGCTGCCGACGCCCGCGCAGCCATGGTCACCGTGCTGGTGGCATTTCCTCTGTGCGTGGGGATCGCCGTCATGTCCGGCGCGCCGCCGCTCACCGGCGTCATCACGGGTGTGATCGGTGGCCTGCTCGTGGGTGCGATCTCGCAGTCGCCGCTTATGGTGACCGGTCCGGCCGCGGGGCTCGCGGCGATCACGATCAGCGCCACCGCGGCGCTGGGGTCGTACCGGGGGTTCCTCGCCGCCCTCGTGGTTGGCGGCGCGATGCAGGTGGTGCTCTCGATCGTTGGTGCCGGCGTGCTGGGCTACGTCGTCCCGCTTTCGGTCATCAAGGGTATGTTGGCGGCCATTGGCATCATTCTCGTTCTCAAACAGATCCCGCACGCTGTCGGCTACAGCGTCGACTTCGAGGGCGATGAGGCATTCCGCCAGCTGAACAACGAGAACACGTTCACCAGCGTCGTCACCGCGCTCGAAAGCATGCACCCCGGTGCGGTGAGCGTTACCGTCATTTCGCTGCTCCTGCTCATCGGGTGGTCCCGCACGACGACCGCCAGGCGATGGGTGCCGGGACCGCTGCTGATCGTGATCGTGGGGATCGCGCTCAACGCGCTCTTTGGCGCCTGGCGGCCGAGTTGGGCGCTGACCGGCGGCCAGCTCGTGCAGCTTCCCGACCTGACGTCGTGGGCCGCATTGGGTCCCGTGCTACAGCTGCCCGACTGGTCGGTGCTGCTGCGAGGCGAGGCGTGGCGCATCGGCCTGACGCTGGGGGTGGTCGCCAGCCTCGAGTCGCTGCTGGCGCTGAGCGCCACGAGCCGTATCGACCCTCATCGCCGGGAGCCCTCGACAAACCGTGAGCTGTTTGCGCAGGGCTTTGGCAACATGGTGTCTGGGCTCGTCGGGGGTCTGCCGCTGAGCGGCGTGGTCGTCCGCAGTGCGGTCAACATCGACGCGGGCGCAAGAACCAAGGCCGCGGTGATGATGCACGCGATCCTGCTGTTGCTCGCCGTCGTGCTGATTCCGTTCGCGCTCAATGCCATTCCGCTGGCGGTCCTTGCGGCGATCCTGCTGTACACCGGCTACCGTCTGGCGCATCCCACGCTCGTGGCGCACGTCTGGCGGCAGGGCTGGCGCCAGTTCACGCCGTTCCTGGTGACCGCGTTGGCGATCCTGTTCACGGACCTGCTGACGGGCATGGTCACCGGGCTCGCGGTCGGATTCCTGTTCGTATTCATTGAGCACCAGCGCTCGGCGGGCTTTTCCGTCGTGAGTCCACACGGTGCGGTCCTTACGCGCCTCCGGTTCAACGACACCGTGTCCTTTCTGCACAAGGCGTCGCTCGCCGAGACCCTCGAGGCCCTGCCGCCCGGCAGCCGGATCGAACTCGACGGCCGGTACGCGCGCCACCTCGATCATGACGTGCTCGAACTCATCCATGAGTTTCGGGAAACCGCCACGAGCCGTAAGATCGACTATCGCCTAGTCGGGATTCCCGACAGCACCATCATGCCGTCCCACCAGTCCTGA
- a CDS encoding GMC family oxidoreductase: MTQQQAARFPLTTEVDFVIVGSGAAGGIMAKELSTRGHTVVVLEQGPRIHPSQFHHDEYAYFFRNEINTRQPITWRQTPTEVAKPGGILWYAQMVGGSSVHFTANFWRFRPVDFNERSRLGAIPGASLVDWPITYQDLEPYYTKVDWEIGVSGAPGPNDPPRSRPYPVPPLPVKSSGVLFERGARKLGFHPYPAPMAILSQPHNGRAACQNCGFCEGFGCEYGAKSSTLASMIPMAERTGKCEIRARAYVRQVEVDARGRATGVVYFDENRREQRQRAKAVILCANGAETPRLLLMSASNRFPNGLANSSGMVGKHLMFNGASLAPGIYEHPLNEYKGVQVTRIAHDWYDSDPKRGFYGGGGIDARGDINLPIFFALNGGKPGVRNWGAEHKRFLEHGFSRQMVIFGHTTSLPVESNSVSLDPTLKDDWGLPAIRFTYRDHDDDLKMMKYLQDRAMEIHQAAGATQSWRLPVEVQTGTAHLLGTCRMGNDPRTSVIDKFHRTHDVKNLFLCDGSSLVTSGRGQPTMTIMALAFRAGERIAEFAKRGEI, translated from the coding sequence ATGACGCAGCAGCAAGCCGCGCGCTTTCCCCTCACGACCGAGGTCGACTTCGTGATCGTCGGCTCAGGCGCGGCCGGGGGCATCATGGCCAAGGAGCTCTCGACGCGCGGGCACACGGTGGTGGTGCTCGAACAGGGGCCGCGCATTCATCCCTCGCAGTTCCACCACGACGAATACGCCTACTTCTTCCGCAACGAGATCAACACCAGGCAGCCGATCACCTGGCGGCAGACGCCCACGGAAGTCGCAAAGCCGGGCGGGATCCTCTGGTATGCGCAGATGGTTGGCGGCAGCAGCGTGCACTTCACGGCGAACTTCTGGCGCTTCCGCCCCGTGGATTTCAACGAGCGGAGCCGACTGGGCGCGATTCCCGGCGCGTCGCTGGTCGACTGGCCCATCACGTACCAGGATCTCGAGCCGTACTACACGAAGGTCGACTGGGAGATCGGCGTGAGCGGGGCGCCGGGGCCTAACGATCCGCCGCGGTCCAGGCCCTACCCGGTACCACCTCTGCCGGTGAAGTCCTCCGGTGTGCTCTTCGAGCGCGGGGCGCGGAAGCTCGGTTTCCATCCGTATCCTGCACCGATGGCGATCCTGTCGCAGCCCCACAACGGGCGCGCCGCCTGCCAGAACTGCGGCTTCTGCGAGGGCTTTGGGTGCGAATACGGCGCAAAGAGTTCAACGCTCGCCTCGATGATCCCGATGGCCGAGCGCACGGGCAAGTGCGAGATCCGCGCGCGCGCGTACGTAAGGCAGGTCGAAGTCGACGCCCGTGGGCGGGCGACGGGGGTGGTGTACTTCGACGAAAACCGGCGCGAGCAGCGGCAGCGGGCGAAGGCGGTGATCCTGTGCGCGAACGGCGCCGAGACCCCGCGCCTGCTCCTCATGTCAGCGAGCAACCGCTTCCCCAACGGGCTCGCAAACTCGTCAGGCATGGTGGGCAAGCACCTGATGTTCAACGGTGCCTCGCTCGCGCCGGGCATCTACGAACATCCGCTCAACGAATACAAGGGCGTGCAGGTCACGCGCATCGCGCACGACTGGTACGATTCGGACCCCAAGCGCGGCTTTTATGGAGGCGGGGGAATCGACGCGCGCGGTGACATCAACCTGCCCATCTTCTTCGCGCTCAACGGCGGCAAACCCGGCGTGCGCAACTGGGGCGCCGAGCACAAGCGATTCCTCGAGCACGGCTTCTCGCGCCAGATGGTCATCTTCGGGCACACCACGTCCCTACCGGTGGAAAGCAACAGCGTGAGCCTCGATCCCACGCTCAAGGACGACTGGGGTCTGCCCGCGATCCGCTTCACCTATCGCGATCACGATGACGACCTGAAGATGATGAAGTACCTCCAGGACCGGGCGATGGAGATTCACCAGGCCGCCGGCGCGACGCAGTCGTGGCGGCTCCCGGTCGAGGTCCAGACGGGGACGGCCCACCTGCTCGGTACCTGTCGCATGGGCAACGATCCGCGCACGAGCGTGATTGATAAGTTCCACCGCACTCACGACGTGAAAAATCTGTTCTTGTGCGATGGCTCCAGTCTGGTAACGTCCGGGCGAGGGCAACCCACCATGACGATCATGGCGCTGGCCTTCAGGGCCGGTGAACGCATCGCCGAGTTCGCGAAGCGGGGCGAGATCTGA
- a CDS encoding gluconate 2-dehydrogenase subunit 3 family protein gives MATSRRSFIISAAGLGAAWLATDWALVEDALAHAARSVTQPPPAFTALSAAEARDLDAMAQRIVPTTETPGAKEAGVIFFIDKALATFDKAALPEVRRGLADLRARATRRQRGAASFAALPVRDQDAILAAIEKTPFFEQMRTATMVGMFGDPKYGGNRDRIGWKIIGFDPQPVHRPPFGYYDAPLQRGGKKA, from the coding sequence ATGGCAACTTCCCGACGATCGTTCATCATCAGCGCGGCTGGGCTTGGCGCCGCGTGGCTGGCCACCGACTGGGCCTTGGTCGAAGACGCGCTCGCACACGCCGCGAGGAGCGTCACGCAGCCGCCGCCGGCGTTCACCGCCCTGAGCGCGGCTGAGGCGCGTGACCTCGACGCCATGGCACAGCGCATCGTCCCGACGACGGAAACCCCGGGGGCGAAGGAGGCCGGCGTGATCTTCTTCATCGACAAGGCGCTTGCCACGTTCGACAAGGCCGCGCTCCCCGAGGTACGGCGGGGCCTGGCCGATCTCCGTGCGCGCGCGACGCGCAGGCAGCGCGGTGCCGCGTCGTTCGCCGCGCTGCCCGTGCGCGATCAGGACGCGATTCTCGCTGCGATCGAAAAGACGCCCTTCTTTGAACAGATGCGCACGGCCACGATGGTCGGCATGTTCGGCGACCCGAAGTACGGCGGCAATCGCGACAGGATCGGCTGGAAGATCATCGGCTTCGACCCTCAGCCCGTGCATCGACCGCCGTTCGGCTACTACGACGCGCCGCTGCAGCGTGGAGGGAAGAAGGCATGA
- a CDS encoding AarF/ABC1/UbiB kinase family protein, with product MRALVILWHLAPLTASFLRDRRRWIWWGRAATRSPAFHRARATALVAALARLGPSFVKMAQVFSSRADLIPEPYVSALSTLTDQVPPVPTARIREEIERSYGRPPEQLFERFEAEPLAAASLGQVHRARHGGRDVVIKVLRPGVEALIRDDLAVFRPLVRWFSRRFPNPHVENARVVIEEFAHRIWEELDFEHEAANAIEIRANLCDNPRVIVPEVIGSLTRRRTLVLEYIEGIRVDRLQPHPGDPTHDPGGVVSRVMELYLQMMLVDGFFHADPHPGNVLVAPDGRVVLLDFGMVIRVPREMRANLVRTVFAAIRRDLDGILDGFRSLGLLDAHVTNDELRPLAERLMDIAYDRSTMAERVDLLAQEVLASLYDWPVRLTSEMVYFARTAALIEGLGVRYDPAFNAITFATPIALRMRGRILRSLDLGDGSSPIDYPTLVGAVLGRAARGVADWWGRLTAPRVPETAPLSLPASTNGHRDPLP from the coding sequence ATGCGCGCGCTCGTGATCCTGTGGCACCTGGCTCCGCTCACGGCGTCGTTCCTCCGCGACCGGCGCCGCTGGATCTGGTGGGGGCGTGCCGCGACCCGCAGCCCGGCCTTTCATCGGGCACGCGCCACGGCGCTGGTCGCCGCGCTCGCGCGCCTCGGGCCGTCGTTCGTGAAGATGGCGCAGGTGTTCTCGTCGCGCGCCGACCTCATTCCCGAACCCTACGTCAGCGCACTTTCCACGCTCACCGATCAGGTGCCGCCGGTGCCCACGGCGCGCATTCGCGAGGAGATCGAACGCAGCTATGGTCGCCCACCCGAGCAGTTGTTCGAACGGTTCGAGGCCGAGCCGTTGGCCGCGGCTTCGTTGGGACAGGTGCATCGGGCGCGCCACGGCGGGCGCGACGTGGTCATCAAGGTGCTGCGGCCCGGCGTCGAGGCGCTGATCCGCGACGACCTTGCCGTGTTTCGCCCCCTGGTGCGCTGGTTCTCTCGACGGTTCCCGAATCCACACGTGGAGAACGCGCGCGTCGTCATCGAGGAGTTCGCCCACCGCATCTGGGAGGAACTGGACTTCGAACACGAGGCGGCGAACGCGATCGAGATCCGAGCCAACCTGTGCGACAATCCGCGGGTCATCGTGCCCGAGGTCATCGGCAGCCTGACGAGGCGGCGCACGCTGGTGCTCGAGTACATCGAGGGCATCCGGGTGGATCGCCTGCAGCCGCACCCCGGTGACCCGACGCACGACCCCGGTGGCGTCGTGAGTCGCGTGATGGAGCTCTACCTCCAGATGATGCTGGTCGACGGGTTCTTCCACGCCGACCCGCATCCGGGCAACGTGCTTGTGGCCCCCGACGGGCGCGTCGTCCTGCTCGACTTCGGCATGGTGATCCGCGTGCCGCGCGAGATGCGCGCCAACCTCGTCCGCACGGTCTTCGCCGCGATCCGTCGCGATCTCGATGGCATCCTCGACGGCTTCCGGTCGCTCGGCCTCCTCGACGCGCATGTCACAAACGACGAACTGCGCCCGCTCGCCGAACGATTGATGGATATCGCGTATGACCGGTCGACGATGGCCGAGCGCGTGGACCTGCTGGCCCAGGAGGTGCTGGCGTCGCTGTATGACTGGCCGGTGCGCCTGACGAGCGAGATGGTCTACTTCGCGCGGACCGCGGCCCTCATCGAGGGGCTGGGCGTGCGCTACGACCCGGCGTTCAACGCCATCACCTTTGCGACGCCGATCGCGCTGCGCATGCGGGGCCGCATCCTGCGCTCGCTCGACCTGGGCGACGGCTCCTCCCCGATCGACTACCCAACCCTCGTGGGCGCGGTCCTCGGCCGGGCTGCCCGCGGCGTGGCCGACTGGTGGGGCCGGCTCACCGCACCGCGCGTCCCCGAGACTGCGCCCCTGAGCCTCCCGGCGTCGACCAACGGGCACCGCGACCCGCTTCCGTGA
- a CDS encoding nuclear transport factor 2 family protein, whose product MTSRLRMFCPAALPAALLFSLTVAPLGAQSPEARSSAREIRRLRESSNAAIARHDTAGVAAILAPDVVVVSSNSTHIVGREANALRFAEQFRLRPDVTYRRAPGSVRIFEPWHMAAEEGTWAGSWTDADGRVSIGGRYFAKWRRIDGAWRVESETYVPSYCRGSAYCRRAPQ is encoded by the coding sequence ATGACCTCCCGACTCCGAATGTTCTGCCCGGCCGCGCTCCCCGCTGCCCTGCTCTTCTCGCTGACGGTCGCGCCCCTCGGCGCTCAGTCCCCGGAGGCGCGGTCGAGCGCGCGCGAAATCCGTCGCCTCAGGGAATCGTCGAACGCGGCGATCGCGCGCCACGACACCGCCGGTGTCGCCGCGATCCTTGCGCCCGACGTGGTCGTCGTGTCCTCGAACTCCACGCACATCGTGGGTCGCGAGGCCAACGCCCTGCGGTTCGCCGAACAGTTCCGGCTGCGCCCCGATGTGACCTACCGACGCGCACCCGGGAGCGTGCGCATCTTCGAACCGTGGCACATGGCCGCCGAGGAGGGGACGTGGGCCGGCTCGTGGACGGACGCCGACGGGCGCGTCAGCATCGGCGGCCGCTACTTCGCCAAGTGGCGCCGCATCGACGGCGCCTGGCGCGTGGAGAGCGAGACCTACGTGCCGTCGTACTGCCGGGGCAGCGCGTATTGCCGGCGCGCGCCCCAGTGA
- a CDS encoding GNAT family N-acetyltransferase — translation MVVDGERGTRTGGGVRARRELPRSVPWIAADLRQRRAAWRNLLTSGVQFTRESADSADLRTLAAELDAELLERYGADQAQFTPHNALASLDAVVIARTDASLVGCGAFRRHDAESVEVKRMFVRRTHRGSGAAAGVLAELERWARELGFTRCVLETGVRQPDALRFYAKMGYTRVDAFPPYVGNTLSVCLGRAIA, via the coding sequence ATGGTTGTGGACGGAGAACGTGGGACGCGGACGGGTGGTGGCGTTCGCGCACGACGTGAACTTCCGCGATCTGTTCCGTGGATTGCTGCCGATCTTCGGCAACGCCGTGCTGCTTGGAGGAACCTTCTGACGAGCGGGGTGCAGTTCACCCGCGAGTCCGCCGACTCGGCCGACCTGCGCACGCTGGCGGCCGAGCTCGACGCCGAGCTCCTGGAGCGATACGGCGCTGACCAGGCCCAGTTCACTCCACACAACGCGCTCGCTTCGCTCGATGCGGTGGTGATCGCCCGCACGGATGCGTCCCTCGTCGGCTGTGGCGCCTTTCGCCGGCATGACGCCGAGTCGGTGGAGGTGAAGCGCATGTTCGTGCGGCGGACGCACCGAGGTTCGGGCGCAGCGGCGGGTGTGCTTGCGGAGCTGGAGCGCTGGGCGAGGGAGCTCGGGTTCACGCGATGCGTGCTCGAGACGGGGGTTCGTCAGCCCGATGCGCTGCGGTTCTACGCGAAGATGGGCTATACGCGCGTCGACGCCTTTCCGCCCTACGTGGGCAACACGCTGAGCGTCTGCCTCGGCAGGGCGATAGCCTGA